The following coding sequences lie in one Mus musculus strain C57BL/6J chromosome 11, GRCm38.p6 C57BL/6J genomic window:
- the Psmc3ip gene encoding homologous-pairing protein 2 homolog codes for MSKSRAEAAAGAPGIILRYLQEQNRPYSAQDVFGNLQKEHGLGKAAVVKALDQLAQEGKIKEKTYGKQKIYFADQNQFDTVSDADLHGLDASIVALTAKVQSLQQSCRHMEAELKELTSALTTPEMQKEIQELKKECAQYTERLKNIKAATNHVTPEEKEKVYRDRQKYCKEWRKRKRMTTELCDAILEGYPKSKKQFFEEVGIETDEDHNVLLPDP; via the exons ATGAGTAAAAGCCGGGCCGAGGCTGCGGCTGGAG CCCCCGGGATCATCCTGAGGTACCTGCAAGAACAAAACCGGCCCTACAGCGCCCAGGACGTGTTCGGAAACCTACAGAAGGAACATGGACTGGGCAAGGCG GCGGTAGTGAAGGCGCTGGATCAGCTGGCCCAGGAAGGCAAGATCAAAGAGAAGACCTACGGCAAGCAGAAAATTTATTTTGCCGATCAG AACCAGTTTGACACAGTGAGTGATGCGGACCTCCACGGCCTGGATGCCAGTATCGTGGCCCTCACTGCCAAGGTGCAGAGCTTACAGCAGAGCTGCCGACACATGGAGGCCG AGCTGAAGGAATTAACAAGTGCGCTGACCACTCCTGAGATGCAGAAAGAGATTCAGGAGTTAAAGAAGGAGTGTGCTCAATACACAGAGAGACTGAAGAACATCAAAGCAGCTACCAACCATGTCActccagaagagaaggagaag gtgtacagagacagacagaagtacTGTAAAGAGTGGAGGAAGCGGAAGAGGATG ACCACAGAGCTGTGTGATGCGATCCTTGAAGGCTACCCCAAGAGCAAGAAGCAGTTCTTT GAGGAAGTTGGAATAGAGACAGATGAAGATCATAATGTTTTGCTCCCCGACCCCTGA
- the Psmc3ip gene encoding homologous-pairing protein 2 homolog isoform X1: protein MEAELKELTSALTTPEMQKEIQELKKECAQYTERLKNIKAATNHVTPEEKEKVYRDRQKYCKEWRKRKRMTTELCDAILEGYPKSKKQFFEEVGIETDEDHNVLLPDP, encoded by the exons ATGGAGGCCG AGCTGAAGGAATTAACAAGTGCGCTGACCACTCCTGAGATGCAGAAAGAGATTCAGGAGTTAAAGAAGGAGTGTGCTCAATACACAGAGAGACTGAAGAACATCAAAGCAGCTACCAACCATGTCActccagaagagaaggagaag gtgtacagagacagacagaagtacTGTAAAGAGTGGAGGAAGCGGAAGAGGATG ACCACAGAGCTGTGTGATGCGATCCTTGAAGGCTACCCCAAGAGCAAGAAGCAGTTCTTT GAGGAAGTTGGAATAGAGACAGATGAAGATCATAATGTTTTGCTCCCCGACCCCTGA
- the Retreg3 gene encoding reticulophagy regulator 3 isoform 2 (isoform 2 is encoded by transcript variant 2), with amino-acid sequence MLGRYIPGLLLSYLMLVIIMMWPLAVYHRLWDRAYVRLKPVLQRLDFSVRGYMMSKQRERQLRRRALHSERATDSHSDSEEELAAFCPQLDDSTVARELAITDSEHSDAEVSCTENGTFNLSRGQTPLTEGSEDLDGHSDPEESFARDLPDFPSINVDPAGLDDEDDTSIGMPSLMYRSPPGAGDTQVLPASRNEAALPELLLSSLPGGSNLTSNLASLVSQGMIQLALSEASQTDPSGPPPRRATRGFLRAPSSDLDTDAEGDDFELLDQSELNQLDPASSRSH; translated from the exons ATGTTGGGCCGCTACATCCCTGGGCTCCTGCTGTCCTACTTGATGC TTGTCATCATTATGATGTGGCCTCTTGCTGTCTATCACCGTCTGTGGGATCGAGCCTATGTGCGACTGAAGCCAGTTCTGCAGCGGCTGGACTTCAGTGTCCGTGGCTACATGATgtccaagcagagagaaagacaat TGCGCCGCAGAGCTCTGCACTCAGAACGTGCCACGGACAGCCACAGTGACAGTGAAGAGGAACTTGCTGCCTTCTGTCCTCAG ctGGATGATTCTACTGTTGCCAGGGAATTGGCTATCACAGATTCGGAGCACTCTGATGCTGAGGTCTCCTGTACAGAAAATGGCACATTTAACCTGTCAAGAGGCCAAACACCTCTAACAGAAGGCTCTGAAG ACCTAGATGGCCACAGTGATCCAGAGGAGTCATTTGCCAGAGACCTGCCAGACTTCCCTTCCATTAACGTGGATCCTGCTGGCCTGGACGACGAGGACGACACCAGCATTGGGATGCCCAGCTTGATGTACCGCTCCCCACCAGGGGCTGGGGATACCCAGGTCCTGCCTGCTAGTCGGAATGAGGCTGCACTGCCAGAGCTCCTGCTTAGTTCCCTTCCTGGAGGATCTAACCTTACCAGCAACCTTGCCAGCCTGGTCTCCCAGGGTATGATCCAACTGGCCTTGTCAGAGGCCTCCCAGACAGACCCTTCTGGCCCACCTCCCCGAAGAGCAACAAGAGGCTTCCTCCGGGCCCCTAGTTCAGACCTGGACACTGATGCTGAAGGAGATGATTTTGAACTTCTGGACCAATCAGAGCTGAATCAGCTAGACCCTGCCAGTTCTAGGAGCCACTGA